Proteins from one Camelina sativa cultivar DH55 chromosome 8, Cs, whole genome shotgun sequence genomic window:
- the LOC104709405 gene encoding UPF0496 protein At3g57100-like, which produces MKIRFCKPFLSLILRRRQPISTVSPTMSFVSSSPTTTTTRGMLRSRSEDNIKKLGDCMDNMDEDVSKLFIEFQQTDLREDPELFHLLNKYFSTSKSVSHLCESLKTCLERAEKKDYNLIDEALSDFHEEQLSYGGLMEASFRKTFKCLRNFNDSSNHHDLDYCEFLSKFQSCHEELAKMIVELEKTMKGVDKKLRRVRGRRAIVTAALLAPVIVAIFVSKIVAGIFGLVPLDALSSFVASRWKRSTEALKREKTAMSSMERGTTVALKEVEKITKLVSRLESVEKSIRVATEFAVKKRDLMAVAMREVEEERKSLELTFLELDRETGQCDGFAQFGRTVALEKITELLSRGQKSS; this is translated from the coding sequence ATGAAGATTAGATTCTGCAAACCATTCTTGTCACTTATTCTCAGGCGTCGTCAACCTATATCCACTGTTTCTCCCACCATGTCTTTTGTATCCTCATcacctactactactactactagggGAATGCTCCGATCTCGATCAGAAGATAACATAAAGAAACTTGGGGACTGTATGGACAACATGGACGAAGACGTTTCAAAATTATTCATTGAGTTTCAACAAACCGATCTACGTGAAGATCCGGAGTTGTTCCATCTTCTCAACAAGTACTTCAGCACTAGCAAATCTGTTTCTCATCTCTGCGAGTCTCTCAAGACATGCTTAGAGAGAGCAGAGAAGAAGGACTATAACTTGATCGATGAAGCTCTAAGTGATTTTCATGAAGAACAATTGAGTTATGGGGGACTAATGGAAGCAAGTTTCAGAAAAACATTCAAGTGTCTGAGGAACTTCAACGATTCTAGTAACCACCACGACTTAGATTATTGCGAGTTTCTCAGCAAATTTCAGAGCTGCCATGAAGAGCTGGCGAAGATGATTGTGGAATTAGAGAAGACGATGAAAGGAGTTGATAAAAAGTTGAGACGTGTTAGAGGTCGAAGAGCTATTGTTACTGCCGCTTTATTAGCTCCCGTGATCGTTGCCATATTCGTTAGTAAGATCGTGGCTGGAATTTTTGGATTAGTTCCATTGGATGCGTTGAGTTCGTTTGTAGCTTCGAGGTGGAAGAGATCAACAGAAGCTTTGAAACGTGAGAAGACCGCGATGAGCTCGATGGAAAGAGGAACAACGGTTGCTCTTAAAGAAGTAGAGAAGATTACCAAATTGGTGAGTCGACTTGAAAGTGTTGAGAAATCGATTCGAGTAGCGACCGAGTTTGCTGTTAAGAAACGGGATTTGATGGCTGTCGCTATGAGAGAGGTGGAGGAGGAACGCAAGAGTTTGGAGTTAACTTTCTTGGAGCTTGATAGAGAGACCGGACAGTGCGACGGTTTTGCTCAGTTTGGACGCACGGTGGCTTTGGAGAAGATTACTGAGCTTTTGTCTCGTGGCCAGAAGAGTTCTTAA